The following are encoded together in the Brassica napus cultivar Da-Ae chromosome A9, Da-Ae, whole genome shotgun sequence genome:
- the LOC106368477 gene encoding F-box/kelch-repeat protein At3g61590, whose protein sequence is MEAETSWTHYPYNYITYVPEADPYSEPSDDETKDQTFSMDTLLPDDLLERILSFLPIASIFRAGTVCKRWNEIVSSRRFLWNFSSNNNNSASQRPWYFMFTTTDEPSGYAYDPVIKKWYTFDLPCIETSNWFVASSCGLVCFMDNDCRNKIYVSNPITKQWRRLIEPPGHRSTDYTALSTSMNRAKQSYSVSVVKSKQVQGNFFQWELSIHLYSSETMTWTTSLTDVLTGWRGGDESVIIDNVLYFLIYSTGGNSDHRHGLIASNLSSTSSLMSSFIPMPCSLTCGRLMNLKERLVVVGGIGKHDRPDIIKGIGIWCLKGGREWQEMARMPQRYFQGFGELDDVFASSGSDDVVYIQSYGSPALLMFDMKLKCWKWSQKCPVSKKFPLQLFTGFSFEPRLEIAP, encoded by the coding sequence ATGGAAGCAGAAACGTCTTGGACTCACTATCCCTACAACTACATCACATACGTCCCTGAAGCTGACCCATACTCTGAGCCTAGCGACGATGAGACCAAAGACCAAACCTTTTCGATGGACACTCTCCTCCCTGACGATCTACTAGAAAGAATTTTATCCTTTCTCCCCATCGCAAGCATCTTCAGAGCCGGCACGGTCTGCAAGAGATGGAACGAGATCGTCTCATCTCGAAGATTCTTATGGAACTTCTcctccaacaacaacaactctgCCTCTCAGAGGCCTTGGTACTTCATGTTCACTACCACCGACGAACCATCCGGTTACGCGTACGACCCGGTTATCAAGAAATGGTACACCTTTGATCTCCCTTGCATCGAGACTTCGAATTGGTTCGTTGCTTCCTCTTGCGGATTGGTTTGTTTCATGGACAACGACTGTAGAAACAAGATCTACGTCTCGAACCCCATCACCAAGCAATGGAGGAGGCTCATCGAGCCGCCAGGTCACAGGTCTACGGACTACACGGCGTTGTCTACCTCCATGAACAGAGCAAAACAGAGTTACTCTGTTTCGGTGGTGAAGTCAAAGCAAGTTCAAGGGAACTTCTTCCAGTGGGAGCTCTCTATTCATCTCTACAGCTCCGAAACGATGACGTGGACGACGTCCTTAACCGACGTGTTAACCGGATGGAGAGGAGGAGACGAGAGTGTGATCATCGACAACGTTCTCTACTTCTTGATCTACTCAACAGGAGGCAACTCTGATCATCGACACGGCTTGATCGCTTCTAACTTATCCTCCACGTCATCTTTGATGAGTAGTTTCATTCCGATGCCGTGTTCTTTAACCTGCGGGAGGCTGATGAACCTCAAGGAGAGGCTTGTGGTCGTTGGAGGGATAGGGAAGCACGATAGGCCAGACATTATCAAAGGGATTGGGATATGGTGTTTGAAAGGAGGGAGAGAGTGGCAAGAGATGGCGAGAATGCCTCAGAGATACTTCCAAGGGTTTGGTGAGCTGGACGATGTGTTTGCTAGTAGTGGCAGTGATGATGTTGTTTACATTCAGAGCTATGGTTCTCCTGCGCTTTTGATGTTTGACATGAAGTTGAAGTGTTGGAAGTGGTCTCAGAAGTGTCCTGTCTCCAAGAAGTTCCCTCTTCAGCTCTTCACTGGGTTTAGCTTCGAGCCAAGACTCGAGATCGCTCCTTAA
- the LOC106363653 gene encoding early nodulin-55-2-like, with protein MATRTRIFSFVLMMMMSFTVLLSSCSAKVYKVGDSEGWTAKDDVYYAWAESDHKEFHVGDFLVFEYNPSINDVTHVSGSLEYEFCDYSSPKTVYNTGHDVVTLTEPGFHYFITSNQTQCVLGQKLEVLVIHDPSSPVPPPTLSKILPVGNTYKVGDSKGWTNIYDSDFYNKWSEEKQFHVGDSLIFEYANEVNDVYEISGDLEFITCDPTSPVAVHKTGHDLVRLTEPGVHYFITSQSGYCEAGLKLRVMVKPEPKAVTYPNFPKKVDLSAMERLNNWLKNFKHQPHH; from the coding sequence ATGGCGACAAGAACAAGAATCTTCAGCTTcgtgttgatgatgatgatgagcttCACGGTTCTCTTGAGTTCCTGCTCGGCGAAGGTCTACAAAGTTGGAGACTCCGAAGGATGGACTGCCAAGGACGACGTCTACTACGCTTGGGCCGAGTCCGACCATAAGGAGTTCCACGTGGGAGATTTTCTCGTCTTCGAATACAATCCCAGCATCAATGATGTGACTCATGTATCTGGCTCTTTGGAATACGAGTTTTGCGACTACTCTTCACCTAAAACCGTCTACAACACAGGACACGATGTCGTAACTCTCACGGAACCAGGCTTTCACTACTTCATCACCTCCAACCAAACTCAATGCGTATTGGGACAGAAGCTCGAAGTTCTTGTCATCCATGATCCCTCCAGTCCGGTTCCACCACCAACACTTAGCAAAATCCTTCCTGTCGGAAATACCTACAAGGTAGGAGACTCAAAAGGATGGACAAACATTTATGATAGTGACTTCTATAACAAGTGGAGTGAGGAGAAACAGTTTCATGTTGGAGATAGTCTTATCTTCGAGTATGCCAATGAAGTTAACGACGTCTATGAGATCAGCGGTGATCTAGAATTCATAACATGCGATCCAACGTCTCCTGTAGCCGTGCACAAGACGGGACACGATCTTGTTAGGCTTACGGAACCAGGAGTTCATTATTTTATAACCTCGCAATCTGGTTATTGTGAGGCTGGGCTTAAACTTCGAGTGATGGTGAAACCAGAACCCAAAGCTGTTACTTACCCTAATTTTCCCAAGAAGGTGGACTTGTCAGCTATGGAGCGCCTCAACAACTGGTTGAAGAATTTCAAACACCAGCCCCATCATTAA
- the LOC106365100 gene encoding BTB/POZ domain-containing protein POB1, whose protein sequence is MDLPELPGFKFGAGDMFGPPGLYLDSSSSEPDFGFAFNDRNFSDRLLRIEIMAPGSNPGAEGFGSISDWARRRKRRREESVNVSDVLAGAEEQVLTNEKPDMDEGEAMIQEAFAGDDEDDVTNAPNWGFESFDYSGVERVRELHISSPILAAKSPFFYKLFSNGMLESGQRHATLLINASEEAAFMELLNFIYTNTVSVTTAPALLDLLMAADKFEVASCMRYCSRLLRDQPMTTESALLYLDLPSTVIVAASVQPLTDSAKKFLAARHKDITKFPEEFMSLTLAGIEAVLSSDDLEVASEDAVYDLVLKWARARYSSLEVRREILGSRLARSIRFPFMTCRKLRKVLTCSDFDHELASKLALEALFFKTEAPHKQRSLAAEESASEHRRLVERAYKYRPVKVLEFEHPMPHCVVYLDLKREECIGLFPSGRIFSQAFHLGGQGFFLSAHCNLDQQSSDHCFGLFLGMQEKGSMGFGVDYEFSARSSPSEEFKSKYKGNYTFTGGKAIGYRNLFGIPWTSFVEEEDNVNFINGILHLKAELTVRRSTDP, encoded by the exons ATGGATCTACCTGAACTTCCAGGCTTTAAGTTTGGGGCTGGGGACATGTTCGGTCCCCCCGGACTCTACCTTGACTCCTCCTCCTCCGAACCCGACTTCGGATTCGCCTTCAACGACCGCAACTTCTCCGACCGGTTGCTCCGGATCGAGATCATGGCCCCTGGCTCGAACCCCGGCGCTGAAGGGTTTGGGAGTATCTCCGATTGGGCTCGTCGTCGcaagaggagaagagaggagtctg ttAACGTTTCAGACGTTCTGGCGGGTGCTGAGGAGCAGGTTTTGACTAATGAGAAGCCTGATATGGATGAAGGCGAGGCTATGATTCAAGAGGCTTTTGCAG gTGATGATGAGGACGATGTGACTAATGCGCCGAACTGGGGGTTTGAGTCGTTTGACTATTCTGGGGTTGAAAGGGTTAGAGAGCTTCATATTAGTTCTCCTATCTTAGCTGCCAAAAGCCCTTTCTTTTACAAG CTGTTCTCCAATGGAATGCTGGAATCTGGACAAAGGCATGCCACTCTTCTGATTAATGCATCAG AGGAAGCTGCGTTTATGGAGCTTTTAAACTTTATCTATACCAACACGGTGTCTGTCACCACAGCACCTGCATTGTTAGATCTGCTCATGGCTGCTGATAAGTTCGAGGTCGCCTCTTGCATGAGGTACTGCAGCAGACTTCTCCGCGACCAGCCTATGACTACCGAGTCCGCGCTGCTTTACCTCGACCTTCCCTCCACTGTTATAGTGGCTGCATCCGTCCAGCCATTAACCGATTCTGCTAAGAAGTTCCTTGCTGCCCGTCACAAGGACATCACCAA gtttccAGAGGAGTTTATGTCTCTGACATTGGCGGGAATTGAGGCGGTTTTGTCAAGCGACGATCTCGAAGTTGCATCAGAGGATGCAGTTTACGATCTTGTCTTGAAATGGGCAAGAGCGCGGTACTCTTCGCTGGAGGTGCGGAGAGAGATTCTTGGGTCACGTCTCGCGCGTTCCATCCGCTTCCCGTTCATGACATGCCGTAAGCTGAGGAAGGTGCTGACATGCAGTGACTTTGACCACGAGCTAGCGTCAAAGCTTGCTCTGGAAGCGCTTTTCTTCAAGACGGAAGCACCGCACAAGCAGCGTAGCCTAGCCGCTGAAGAGTCAGCCTCAGAGCACCGCCGCCTCGTAGAGAGGGCTTACAAGTACAGACCGGTCAAAGTACTTGAGTTCGAGCATCCTATGCCGCACTGCGTGGTCTACCTCGACCTGAAGAGAGAAGAATGCATTGGATTGTTCCCTTCCGGGAGAATCTTTTCTCAGGCCTTTCACTTAGGCGGTCAAGGGTTCTTCCTCTCGGCGCATTGCAACTTGGACCAGCAGAGTTCGGATCACTGTTTCGGGCTGTTCCTAGGGATGCAGGAGAAAGGGTCGATGGGTTTCGGAGTGGACTATGAGTTCTCGGCGAGGTCAAGCCCATCTGAGGAGTTCAAAAGCAAGTACAAAGGGAACTACACCTTCACAGGAGGGAAAGCA